ggTGCAGCATATGGAAGAATGATTGGCACACATCAAGTGTTGAAACTGAATTACAGCTATCAACAGTAAAGAAACAAGGAAGTACCATACCTTTTGATCAAGTGTGGCATAATGTTATTCATGACCGCGTAAACTATAATGGGGAAAGTGTTTGACTTAAAACTTGCCTCATCCGGGGCCTCAACTACTTTAGTTAATGAAGTTAGATGTAATACTGGTTGccctttatttatttagatcTATAAGTAACAACTTGCCTCTTGTTGACTTTGCACCAATTGACTTTAGTTCATttattatttccattttttaatatataattcatgcatcgatagtattttttatatattataattcaatcgcaatatattatacatttttataatttaatatatatatatatatatatatatatataatactccattcattctaaaataattaattagactttgaatttttaaaatgttaattgttttagaagaaaaaaaagactaaaaacatcaataaatattagaagGGAGTACTAATATGTTACAAAAAGAATACTTATTTTGGTATCTAAAAGAATACTTATTTTGATATCTAAAAGATACGAGGTATGATAAATTAgtccttaaaaaagaaaaaaaattaaatttagttcaTAAATGTATAAAATGTGCAACATAgtgattttattgataaatttataaaattattttattattaagttataatatttaaagatttattagacattaaattataatttttcaaaatcaatttaatattaaattataaaaatgtaggAATGAATTTATCATTAAACTATCAACACGATTAATCTGTtgtaatttttatacatttaaaataaattcgaattttaatccttttataTACTTATCTCTCTGCATCACACTTTCGTTTTAAAACGagtatttatctaaaattagACAAATAAGAAGTATAGGGCTTGTATACATTAATAATTCCTCAGACTTCAACTTCCAAAGTAAGCTTTTAGAATTCTCCTTCAATATTTGCTCATACGTACAGAATAAGGAACTGCGGCTGCCGAGGTAGTAAGAGTTTATGCCAACTTCAAATTAACAAGTAATCAATCAATAAATGGGCAAAACTTATTGAAGTTttctagttatttttttaactgaaaaaaTAACTTGTTGGAGGTGCGCATCAATTCTTCTCACGACTTCGTGGTTTCCATATATTTTCTCAAACCATCAAAACTCGTTTGAACAAGGCAGCAACATCAATGAAATTGTTGGAGTTGTGCATGAATGTTTTTTTGTCTTCTACTCCTTATATAATCATGTTGCGATGTTGGTAAATTTCAGGCATGTGGTGTTCTTATTTCAAGTCATCCCTGTCCTGTTTCGGACAAGACAAGAGTACATAAGAAGATATATACATAAGAGTACATAAGAAGAGTATATGTTAACGGCTAATTTTCCTTAAGCAATAACTTTCGGTTTTAAAGTTTTTCGGTAGTAATTAATTGTTTTGACTTTATCATTTTACAGATGGTAGTTGCTTTGATATAAGAACTCTGGATAGTTAATATCTTGAGGTTAAAGTATTTCCTTTAGTAACATAATCCTTATCACTAATTAATACTGTATATTGCTTGCGGATCTTTGGCAAATACAGATGTAGATGTTCACCAAGATTTAAAGGATGTCAAACTCTGGCGGGTTGGTAATTTCTAATATACTTGTTCATATTGAACAATGTGCTTATTTTGAACATGGCAGTTATAAATTTCCTCCCATCTCTTTTTAGGTGCACACCTACCCTCTTAAAAATGATTGGAGAATATTGCTGCAAGTGCAGACATTGGTTTGTCGGAAGTCGGAACTTCAATTCCAAGGTCTTTTtacttttctgtttattttgttGTAGCCCTCCTTATGCACTTCTCACAATGGGGAAGGTTGTCTAGGTATGTTCGTATTTTGACTCAAAAAgttgataatttattatatatctgTAGTAAGTGATTCCATTTGTGGGAGAATATATCATCCTTCATTCTAAAATAATAGtgattttaagttattttatattaattataaaattaataaataaataaaataataattttataaaattaattttatatcatcattaatttataattaactagtTAGTCATTTGTATGACAATTATTTAGTGCGTGTTTGGATGATCATGTTCACATGAACTCAAAAATAGTTGCGATCCTTCCAAATTAATGGCCGAGATGATAGTTCCAAATAGGATACGCCCAATTTAGCTTCCGATGTCATTCAAGGGAAGGATTGAGTCGAGACCTAAACGAAACAATTATCTCCAAGATATGAATGGAATAATCTTGGACAAAAAAATCCTCACAGCCACAAAAGACCTGCATTACTAATAGTGTTTAACAAAGTAGTCTAAAGTTTAATAGGCTATATATACACAAAATTCTGTCTTATGAATTTGGTTGACAATTTTTCTTCAACTTTTAATCtctcaaaaataaaacaatcacTTGCTTCACGATTCTGCGACATTCAGGTTCAATCGATTTCAAACTTGGACAAGCTAGGTCCGTCTTgcttgtaatttaaattttaacccCGCGATCCTACCACTGTTTTTTCCTAACATTATTAATGATCGAATTAATAGCCACTAGTTATGAATTACATTTTGATTTTGACAGAGATATGAGATttttgtgaaatatttttttaaaacaattaaattaaaatttatcatttatctttATGATTATACTGTTCTTGCTTTCATCAAATTAAGTGgcaatattttcataataaacgATCGAAAAGCTCCGCATAGCCAAAACTGGCTGAAGCGATGGGCCTGAGATTGGATGTATCGAACCTCTTCATTTCTCATAATATTGTTGAGTCGTAGTACAAgtattaaattctttaatatattttttattattagttaaaagttattagaaattatgaaaagttcattgaataaaaaatgagatttttttttaatttttaataaaatttagttaataaaaatattcaaaaagaaagtaatatgtatttaagaatatattattaaaataaaaattatgcaaaaacTATAAATTCTCAATATCGCTTAGAAGTCGAcatcataaataattataaatacattttcttctcaactcattaaaatatcttttataaagataaaattataatgatacATTCATTAAGCACTTAAACggacaataattataatttccaaaaatataatattaattttcgcTTGCTGAATTAAtactcttatttttaataaggtATATATGTATACAACCTATGAATTATACTCTAAGTTTCCAGTTCATTTACTAGACTCAATCAACTACAAAGTACGTATTATAATtcatgaaagaaaaacaaatttagatTCTGTAAATATTACTTTCAGCAAGTGACTAACTAGTTATTACTTAAATCATTTTAGAAGACAGTTATGCAACTCAAAACAATTTGTCAGccaaaagaaacaagaacaagatggAAGCAACAAactgaaaaaacaaatataattaacagCTTCTACATATATATACCCAACCTGCAGCTTCACCCGtcatataaaaatcatatatagatATTGTTGCAGGCTTCGTGAGAAATTTGGCATGTATTTATCATGTATTAATTAATATCTCCATTCTTTATTGTCGTCAGAACAAAGGATAAATTCAATATCGCATGTGGTtgcttcaaagttcagaccctACTTGCCAGTCACTAGGAAAAGATAGTAAAGAGCAAAGACAAGGGTTGTCTTTCCGCAGCCTTGAGGAGCACTAAAACCAATCTTTGTCATACAAAATGACGAAACTATGAGGCACTTGAATGATTTTTGTAGAAAGAATAAATCCTATAGTTATAGTTACAGTTAAAGCTTACATAAGCCTTCATAACAAACtgtaaaatatcaaaaaacaaaaaaaaaaaaaacaatgagagAGAGAGTAACAAAAGGAAGAAGCCTAGTATATAGGCTATAGCATACCACTGAAGGAAGTATATCTTTGAACTTAGACTTTCTGAGCGATCGATCTGATGTTCATACCAGAGAAATTAAGACTGGTACATATTAGTGATAAAGCCTAGCTTTCTGTAAGTACAACTCATTAAGCTGAAACAATCTGCCATAGGTACTGCGCACAGATAATAATCGCTTTGTCATGACACGAATTTGCttctattaattattagttcatTCTGTTGTATATATGCATCGTCTTGGAATTTGGATAGAATCCAAGTTGTTATAGAACTATTTCCAGAGTATATGTGTATCTGTACATAATTACAAGTGCCACATGCCATGTCTTTAACTTTTTggctttttaattaattgattacaacttaTAAGTACCAGCAATATGATTAACTCTATCGGCTTGTAAGCTATAAAGGAGAAGAATCAGAAGATCATGAAAGAAGACTTGcatttatttaatcattaatctatatattatatatagtacGTTATACGTACCTACTTTGCTTCCATAAATGAGCCTTGCATTGCATGGCATATAGTATACATACTGTTAaggttatattttaattcaaaaaccCCCGCACCACCAGCACCCCCACCTGCACACTCCAAGCCACCGCCAGCTCCTCCACTTGCTCCCTCCAAANNNNNNNNNNNNNNNNNNNNNNNNNNNNNNNNNNNNNNNNNNNNNNNNNNNNNNNNNNNNNNNNNNNNNNNNNNNNNNNNNNNNNNNNNNNNNNNNNNNNNNNNNNNNNNNNNNNNNNNNNNNNNNNNNNNNNNNNNNNNNNNNNNNNNNNNNNNNNNNNNNNNNNNNNNNNNNNNNNNNNNNNNNNNNNNNNNNNNNNNNNNNNNNNNNNNNNNNNNNNNNNNNNNNNNNNNNNNNNNNNNNNNNNNNNNNNNNNNNNNNNNNNNNNNNNNNNNNNNNNNNNNNNNNNNNNNNNNNNNNNNNNNNNNNNNNNNNNNNNNNNNNNNNNNNNNNNNNNNNNNNNNNNNNNNNNNNNNNNNNNNNNNNNNNNNNNNNNNNNNNNNNNNNNNNNNNNNNNNNNNNNNNNNNNNNNNNNNNNNNNNNNNNNNNNNNNNNNNNNNNNNNNNNNNNNNNNNNNNNNNNNNNNNNNNNNNNNNNNNNNNNNNNNNNNNNNNNNNNNNNNNNNNNNNNNNNNNNNNNNNNNNNNNNNNNNNNNNNNNNNNNNNNNNNNNNNNNNNNNNNNNNNNNNNNNNNNNNNNNNNNNNNNNNNNNNNNNNNNNNNNNNNNNNNNNNNNNNNNNNNNNNNNNNNNNNNNNNNNNNNNNNNNNNNNNNNNNNNNNNNNNNNNNNNNNNNNNNNNNNNNNNNNNNNNNNNNNNNNNNNNNNNNNNNNNNNNNNNNNNNNNNNNNNNNNNNNNNNNNNNNNNNNNNNNNNNNNNNNNNNNNNNNNNNNNNNNNNNNNNNNNNNNNNNNNNNNNNNNNNNNNNNNNNNNNNNNNNNNNNNNNNNNNNNNNNNNNNNNNNNNNNNNNNNNNNNNNNNNNNNNNNNNNNNNNNNNNNNNNNNNNNNNNNNNNNNNNNNNNNNNNNNNNNNNNNNNNNNNNNNNNNNNNNNNNNNNNNNNNNNNNNNNNNNNNNNNNNNNNNNNNNNNNNNNNNNNNNNNNNNNNNNNNNNNNNNNNNNNNNNNNNNNNNNNNNNNNNNNNNNNNNNNNNNNNNNNNNNNNNNNNNNNNNNNNNNNNNNNNNNNNNNNNNNNNNNNNNNNNNNNNNNNNNNNNNNNNNNNNNNNNNNNNNNNNNNNNNNNNNNNNNNNNNNNNNNNNNNNNNNNNNNNNNNNNNNNNNNNNNNNNNNNNNNNNNNNNNNNNNNNNNNNNNNNNNNNNNNNNNNNNNNNNNNNNNNNNNNNNNNNNNNNNNNNNNNNNNNNNNNNNNNNNNNNNNNNNNNNNNNNNNNNNNNNNNNNNNNNNNNNNNNNNNNNNNNNNNNNNNNNNNNNNNNNNNNNNNNNNNNNNNNNNNNNNNNNNNNNNNNNNNNNNNNNNNNNNNNNNNNNNNNNNNNNNNNNNNNNNNNNNNNNNNNNNNNNNNNNNNNNNNNNNNNNNNNNNNNNNNNNNNNNNNNNNNNNNNCACCtgctccaccaccacctccacctaTTCCTCCTCCAATGCCGCCACCATGTCCGCCTCCAATCCCTTCTCCTGCACCAGCTCCTCCACCAAAACCTccaccgccaccaccacctaATCCACCTCCTCCAAAACTGTCAACTaactcattttcttttatttttctgcatTCAGCTACTCCTATCACCAATACAAATGTCACAGCAAGTACTGAAATATAGCTTTTTAATTTTCCCATCTTTgcacaaagagagaaaatagagCTGAAAGTGCTTCTTGTGGTTGCTATGAGAAAGCTTGGGAAAGAAGGACTTATTTATAGTGTGAACAAGAGCACACACACCATTAATACACGTAGACTTATGGAGGTATCATCTGTCGAACACCGCCAAAAGTTCAAACTTGTTTGGAAGACGAATCTATTGGCCGGTGAAATCTTAATTGTCATGTCCCAACCATCAACTACTTCATTTTAGTATTTAAGTACAGTACTGGAGTAGAAGTAATAACTATTAACATAAATGTTACTATGTTGCTAAGAACAAACATGGAGAAAGTGAAAGGAGCTTTGCCCGGGTCAttgtatgaatttaaataaaaatgattaggtTTTGACCCTGAATATCCAATATTTTGACCCTGAATAAAAGATAGAACTAActacattttttattgtttgagggaattatatatattagttattttttttatcctcctATGTATGACACCTTTTGATCTCACTGttgttaaataaaaagattagattagattacaATAATATATACGTGCTATATTTATTACATCAACCACTTGATACATGAAACATAATCCTTATTTTTatagtcaagaatcaagatctacaaaaaagaaagatgtacataaaatatttctcatttttaatttatagtaaaaTTAGGGTATTCCTTAAACAGAAATCAATAACTAGTCCAtcaagattctaaaattttttaaatggttgACATACATCTTTTAGCAGATACTTTttcatacatataaaaaaaagtagatcAGAAATTGAATTTCTCTGTTAAAAAAATCTGTTATTCATGACATTTTATGTTGGTAAATTTGCGTTTTCGTGTCCAATAGTATTACTCTAGCCAGTTGGTAAATATATTCAATGCTCGACGTAACTGGTCGAGGTCAAGGATATAGAGCGATTAATTTTCTACTATTTTCAGTCTGAGTTAAAAACTGTACGTAGAAAATTTTTCTATAAGTGACTGCAATTGGCAGATCGCAATTATGAATTGTTGAAGACTCTCACGTCTTTATACTGCTCTTCTTGTCATCTATAACTGGCAAGCTTGCCCTACCATGTGTATTATTTGTCGGTCCAAAGCCATATATATGGGATTAGCATGTGAGCTTGATTTTAAGCCATTTCAGTATCAAATTAAATGAAGTTCACAACTGTTAGTGTTTAGCCTAGTTTTAGAAACATAGCATTCCAGGACGTTTAGCCACCCCATCACACGTAAAAGTTGCTTCATAAATATATAGTAAAAGGCTTCTTAggtatatatacacatatttcACAAAaccttaaatattaaaaagtggTTTATCTAACAAATAAAGGTatagaaaaattaaaggatTAGTGCATGTTACCAATAAAATACCTgcatttaaatgaattttaatgcCGCCATTcaatctgtattttttttataataataataataataattataaaacttcaattgcaaaattatcaattaatgAACAAATCCTACTagtaataatagataaatatagTTTCCGAGTAAATGACGGGTGAACAAAATGGAAAAATGGACGAGTATCTTTATTctcgtattattattattcttgtgaaatatttattaacttacATTGCATATTTACATATAGTATTTGGTCATGGAGTTTAGATAAACTCCTTCGCTCTAGCTAGCCTAGAGTCTATAGGCAACAAATTAGTTTAGGAGAATCCGGACCTCCACTGGCAACACTTGGGACCAAACGACATCCCTATCAGTAATCACTTCATTTTcaacaattaagaaaaaatggGACTATAATTAATTACTAGTAAGTCAGAATAGCTGGACGGCAGTATCATGTGATCAACCACCCAACTCTTGGGTTGGGGATATCCTAATTAAGCTAGCTGTTCAGCACTTCAGAAGCAAGACGAGACCGTTAATAGAATTGAAATGTAAAAGCACAAGGAAGCACACACGTTTAAACTCGGCGTTGCATGTTGATTTATACGTagatttgtgtttttgttttttgaccaaatatttatatttttattattttgtcttcAAATAATTGCTTTTTCACATGTTAACAAATCTAAATtggactttttttaaaattaaagttctaCCATGAGTTCATAACCAAAAAGATGCATCTATAACAAAAATAGGCCCAAGCTCCTTCAGCTCACAGTTCCTGCGACGCCATGACAATGAGTCCACCATACACACTAAAACAGTATGAAATTGAAATGCATTtcttaaaatgacaaaaatgtgGCTGAAAACAGAGACTTCACTAAAGAGTAAAGAATATTAGTCAAGTTTTCCAAAGATAGTTAGTCATCTGCTTGAACTAGATAAAATCTATATGAGCTCCAAAAGTCTTTCACCCCCAAATATGCTATTAACAGCCCCAcgtgcattaaaaaaaaaattctgtaaATAtccttttaatgaaattatgtttTCATTGTATAGAgtatgcaaaaaaaatatattttcattgtgtaagagggtttatgaaaaaaatacacaataaaaatatgtttttgttatatttctttCATGAAAATACGATTTCATTAaccaaatataaaatgaaatcatgtttttattgtatacttttttttcaCATGCTCAAACACCAAAGAAACATAGTTTCATTGTGTATGTTGTTAACAAAATTGTGTTTATGTGAAAGAGTATTTtcagaataaatttttttaatagcacATAGGGGTGGAAATAGCAAAAGTAGGGAGATAATAGTCATTCCCTAATGCTAGTGGGTCTCACGTCCAGCCCAGTAAGGCCCGAAGATCAACCCAGCACAAACAAGCAGTATCAAAAGCACTTCTTCCATCGTTGCGCGTCGGTGTAAGAAATTTCCGTTCGTTTACTAATACGATAGCAGAACTGTGCGCGTTGTGGAATTGCATTGGTTTTGGGGCACAAAGcgtgaagagagagagatggAGGGTTCAGACGAAGGAGTAGAGAGGGTTGTGGATTCGAAGGACTTGCAGCAACAGAGCAAAGCTTTCGACAAGCTCACAGACCGCGTCGAGGATCGCCAACTCGATTCTTCACGAGTCCAAGAGGTTCTTCTCTCTCAAATGTTGCTAAAAATTTTCTCAATAACGGTTTGATTCGCGTTGAAACTGAATTTCTGCGCTACTTTCTAACGATTTTGGCAGGCCATGGCATCAATTGCTGCATCTTCTGAAGCTGACTGGCAAGCCATGCGTAAGAGGtaaattcattttctatttacactccttatttatttttctgtctTCTACATATGATTAATCAACTCTTAATCTGtacttctctctctctaattTTAGGGAGAAAGAATTAGCTGCTGTTAAGATAAATGCTGCTGATGTTGACATAATTGCAAATGAACTAGAGGTTggtaacttcaattttttttttttaaatcttttgttatttttcaattaattggttaattaatatatctttttCTTATGTGCTGTTTCTAACAGCTGGATAAAAAGGTGGCTGAAAGGACCTTGCGTGAGCATAAAGGTGATGCAGTAGCTGCAATCAGGCACTTGCTTCGCTAGAGTTGTGGGAATGGAAGTGTCGATGTTTTACAAAATGATATTTATCTCAGTCATCTGAATACCATGACCTAATTTGCTCTGAAATCTTATAGCTATACGTTCCATGTACTGAAACACGTGTTTAAATGTTTACATAATTACTATATTCTTACCTCCTTTCTTGCTAGCTAGCACCGGAAAGCATAAATTACATAAAGGAGCTAAGAATAGAATAGattagccaagctgtcttgcaTTGTTCTGCTCTTATGTTTGGTGCTGACCTTTACACGATACATTGGGCTCAATTCAATCTAAGTAGTTAGAACTTAGAACCAATAAACTAATGTTTCATGAAGACTAGGGAACCTGGTGTCAGGAGTAGTTCTTTTGTTTTGATATACATAGTTTCAAGCTAGAATTTCCAGCTGGGATTGGGAAAATGAGGAGTGGGATTTGAACACATGGCATCACCATAGGGAGCACCCCTTGGATGGTGGAAATGGATCATAccattaaaacaattttttcttgAGAAATTCTGTGGAAATTTGAGGGTTTTGgtactgatatttttttttaccaatagtTGAATGAGTTCCTATTTTAACTATCAACCCAAAAATTGACTGCATCAAAATTCTTAGATTTTTTGGGGTTCGGTAACaactctcttcttttctttcattcatgCATCAAATTGACCAAATTTTGGAACTAAATTGATGGATCATCTATGCATAGTAGTGTTGGAGCTTGGAATAGTTGGCGTCTTGTATCTTCATGCTTATTACTTACATAAGCTCATTAGCATGTTCAGCGTGGAGCTCCTTCATCTTCAAGTTCAGTACTTAATAATTTACCAACTAGTGTTGTCAAATGAAAGCCTTGTACTTGACAAGCTCTTGTAAATTATTGTGCGGAACAGCTTGTGCAAGTGGTTATTTCCATAATGTTGCTACTTCCAAGTTGATAAAGCCTAGATTCTTGGTGTTAATTGAAGTTGACATTGTCGGGAAGGAAGCGTCCACTATGTTTTCGCATGCTTTTCCGTATTCAAGAGAGATTCCCAAAATGCTATTGGAAAAGCATATAGCTGGCTCCAGACGCTGCTACAGTTCATGCTATGTACGGTGTCTTTTCTTTATCCTTAGTATCATGATGTATTTAGAGCCATTAGTTTGTCATCCTTTTGTTGTCGGGGAATCCCAGTAATTTATTTATCTGAAAGTATAATGCACTTCCCAAGTGATAAAAGCAACCTTAGTCCTGAAGTAGGCTATATAAATTCCCCACCAGTGAAGTTTTTTCAGATTTCTACTAGTTGCATGGGATGTTTCCCTCCTTATCGTTATTCTTCGGTTGCACATTGCTTACAAGGTACATCACATTTCCACTGGTCAACAAGGAAATTAGTAGGAGGGAAAATAAGGTTATGTTTGACTCAATTGTTTGATAGTTtcagtttaaaatatttgtaaactaaaagttttgtttttttgtcacATCAATTAGTTCAAAATGAGAGGGAGGAGAGACTAAAGTGTgtagtttattttaaaagaattcaattagttttttttattagaagttattttttcttcttttataaaaaataaggtctttgatttctt
This region of Glycine max cultivar Williams 82 chromosome 7, Glycine_max_v4.0, whole genome shotgun sequence genomic DNA includes:
- the LOC100527218 gene encoding uncharacterized protein LOC100527218, yielding MEGSDEGVERVVDSKDLQQQSKAFDKLTDRVEDRQLDSSRVQEAMASIAASSEADWQAMRKREKELAAVKINAADVDIIANELELDKKVAERTLREHKGDAVAAIRHLLR
- the LOC106799322 gene encoding glycine-rich cell wall structural protein-like, coding for MEEVLLILLVCAGLIFGPYWAGRVAECRKIKENELVDSFGGGGLGGGGGGGFGGGAGAGEGIGGGHGGGIGGGIGGGGGGAVGEDDFEFENLVSNRAKL